A window of the Pongo abelii isolate AG06213 chromosome 10, NHGRI_mPonAbe1-v2.0_pri, whole genome shotgun sequence genome harbors these coding sequences:
- the TNS2 gene encoding tensin-2 isoform X3: MGWPGGSPCCCPAPPRPRPAGRPPQPRKAEPHSFREKVFRKKPPVCAVCKVTIDGTGVSCRVCKVATHRKCEAKVTSACQALPPAELRRNTAPVRRIEHLGSTKSLNHSKQRSTLPRSFSLDPLMERRWDLDLTYVTERILAAAFPARPDEQRHRGHLRELAHVLQSKHRDKYLLFNLSEKRHDLTRLNPKVQDFGWPDLHAPPLDKLCSICKAMETWLSADPQHVVVLYCKGNKGKLGVIVSAYMHYSKISAGADQALATLTMRKFCEDKVATELQPSQRRYISYFSGLLSGSIRMNSSPLFLHYVLIPTLPAFEPGTGFQPFLKIYQSMQLVYTSGVYHIAGPGPQQLCISLEPALLLKGDVMVTCYHKGGRGTDRTLVFRVQFHTCTIHGPQLTFPKDQLDEAWTDERFPFQASVEFVFSSSPEKIKGSTPRNDPSVSVDYNTTEPAVRWDSYENFNQHHEDSVDCAQGSLQGSLTHTRGPLDGSPYAQVQRPPRQTPPAPSPEPPPPPMLSVSSDSGHSSTLTTEPAAESPGRPPPTAAEQQELDRLLGGCGVASGGRGAGRETAILDDEEQPPVGGGPHLGVYPGHRPGLSRHCSCRQGYREACGVPNGGYYRPEGTLERRRLAYGGYEGSPQGYAEASMEKRRLCRSLSEGPYPYPPEMGKPATGDFGYRAPGYREVVILEDPGLPALYPCPACEEKLALPTAALYGLRLEREAGEGWANEAGKPLLHPVRPGHPLPLLLPACGHHHAPMPDYSCLKPPKAGEEGHEGCSYTMCPEGRYGHPGYPALVTYSYGGAVPSYCPAYGRVPHSCGSPGEGRGYPSPGAHSPRAGSISPGSPPYPQSRKLSYEIPTEEGGDRYPLPGHLASAGPLASAESLEPVSWREGPSGHSTLPRSPRDAPCSASSELSGSSMPLHTSSPVQGKESTRRQDTRSPTSAPTQRLSPGEGLPPVSQAGTGKAPELPSGSGPEPPAPSPVSPTFPPSSPSDWPQERSPGGRSDGASPRSPVPTTLPGLRHAPWQGPRGPPDSPDGSPLTPVPSQMPWLVTSPEPPQSSPTPAFPLAASYDTNGLSQPPLPEKRHLPGPGQQPGPWGPEQASSPARGISHHVTFAPLLLDNVPQPPEPPTQESQSNVKFVQDTSKFWYKPHLSRDQAIALLKDKDPGAFLIRDSHSFQGAYGLALKVATPPPSAQPWKGDPVEQLVRHFLIETGPKGVKIKGCPSEPYFGSLSALVSQHSISPISLPCCLRIPSKDPLEETPEAPVPTNMSTAADLLRQGAACSVLYLTSVETESLTGPQAVARASSAALSCSPRPTPAVVHFKVSAQGITLTDNQRKLFFRRHYPVNSITFSSTDPQDRRWTNPDGTTSKIFGFVAKKPGSPWENVCHLFAELDPDQPAGAIVTFITKVLLGQRK, translated from the exons CCTAGGAAAGCTGAGCCTCATAGCTTCCGGGAGAAGGTTTTCCGGAAGAAACCTCCAGTCTGTGCAGTATGTAAGGTGACCATCGATGGGACAGGCGTTTCGTGCAGAG TCTGCAAGGTGGCGACGCACAGAAAATGTGAAGCAAAG GTGACTTCAGCCTGTCAGGCCTTGCCTCCCGCGGAGTTG CGGCGAAACACGGCCCCAGTCAGGCGCATAGAGCACCTG GGATCCACCAAATCTCTGAACCACTCAAAGCAGCGCAGCACTCTGCCCAG GAGCTTCAGCCTGGACCCGCTCATGGAGCGGCGCTGGGACTTAGACCTCACCTACGTGACGGAGCGCATCTTGGCCGCCGCCTTCCCCGCGCGGCCCGATGAACAGCGGCACAGGGGCCACCTGCGCGAGCTGGCCCACGTGCTGCAATCCAAGCACCGGGACAAGTACCTG CTCTTCAACCTTTCAGAGAAAAGGCATGACCTGACCCGCTTAAACCCCAAG GTTCAAGACTTTGGCTGGCCTGATCTGCATGCTCCACCCCTGGACAAGCTGTGCTCCATCTGCAAAGCCATGGAGACGTGGCTCAGTGCTGACCCACAGCACGTGGTCGTACTATACTGCAAG gGAAACAAGGGCAAGCTCGGGGTCATCGTTTCTGCCTACATGCATTACAGCAAGATCTCTGCAGG GGCGGACCAGGCACTGGCCACTCTTACCATGCGGAAATTCTGCGAGGACAAGGTGGCCACAGAACTGCAGCCCTCCCAGCGTCG ATACATCAGTTACTTCAGTGGGCTGCTATCCGGCTCCATCAGAATGAACAGCAGCCCTCTCTTCCTGCACTATGTGCTCATCCCCACGCTGCCAGCCTTTGAACCTGGCACAG GCTTCCAGCCCTTCCTTAAAATCTACCAGTCCATGCAGCTTGTCTACACGTCTGGAGTCTA TCACATTGCAGGCCCTGGTCCCCAGCAGCTTTGCATCAGCCTGGAGCCGGCCCTCCTCCTCAAAGGCGATGTCATG GTAACATGTTATCACAAGGGTGGCCGGGGCACAGACCGGACCCTCGTGTTCCGAGTCCAGTTCCACACCTGCACCATCCACGGACCACAGCTCACTTTCCCCAAGGACCAGCTGGACGAGGCCTGGACTG ATGAGAGATTCCCCTTCCAAGCCTCCGTGGAGTTTGTCTTCTCCTCCAGCCCCGAGAAGATCAAAG GCAGCACTCCACGGAATGACCCCTCGGTCTCTGTCGACTACAACACCACCGAGCCAGCCGTGCGCTGGGACTCCTATGAGAACTTCAACCAGCACCACGAGGACAGTGTGGATTGTGCGCAGGGCAGCCTGCAAG GCTCCTTGACCCACACCCGGGGTCCCCTGGATGGCAGTCCTTATGCCCAGGTGCAGCGGCCTCCCCGGCAGACCCCCCCGGCGCCCTCTCCAGAGCCTCCACCACCCCCCATGCTCTCTGTCAGCAGCGACTCGGGCCATTCCTCCACGCTGACCACAGAGCCGGCTGCTGAGTCCCCTGGCCGGCCGCCCCCTACAGCTGCTGAACAGCAGGAGCTGGATCGCCTCCTAGGAGGCTGCGGAGTGGCCAGTGGGGGCCGGGGAGCTGGGCGCGAGACGGCCATTCTAGATGACGAAGAGCAGCCCCCTGTGGGCGGAGGCCCCCACCTCGGAGTGTATCCAGGCCACAGGCCTGGCCTCAGCCGCCACTGCTCCTGCCGCCAGGGCTACCGGGAGGCCTGCGGGGTCCCCAATGGGGGCTACTACCGGCCAGAGGGAACCCTGGAGAGGAGGCGACTGGCCTACGGGGGCTATGAGGGATCCCCCCAGGGCTACGCCGAGGCCTCGATGGAGAAGAGGCGCCTCTGCCGATCGCTGTCAGAGGGGCCATACCCCTACCCACCCGAGATGGGGAAACCAGCCACTGGGGACTTTGGCTACCGCGCCCCAGGCTACCGGGAGGTGGTCATCCTGGAGGACCCTGGGCTGCCTGCCCTATACCCATGCCCAGCCTGCGAGGAGAAGCTGGCGCTGCCTACAGCAGCCTTGTATGGACTGCGGCTGGagagggaggctggagaaggGTGGGCAAATGAGGCTGGCAAGCCTCTCCTGCACCCAGTGCGGCCTGGGCACCCGCTGCCTCTGCTCTTGCCTGCCTGTGGGCATCACCATGCCCCGATGCCTGACTACAGCTGCCTGAAGCCACCCAAGGCAGGCGAGGAAGGGCACGAGGGCTGCTCCTACACCATGTGCCCCGAAGGCAGGTATGGGCATCCAGGGTACCCTGCCCTGGTGACATACAGCTATGGAGGAGCAGTTCCCAGTTACTGCCCAGCATATGGCCGCGTGCCTCATAGCTGTGGCTCTCCAGGAGAGGGCAGAGGGTATCCCAGCCCTGGTGCCCACTCCCCACGGGCTGGCTCCATTTCCCCGGGCAGCCCGCCCTATCCACAATCTAGGAAGCTGAGCTACGAGATCCCTACGGAGGAGGGAGGGGACAGGTACCCATTGCCTGGGCACCTGGCCTCAGCAGGACCTTTGGCATCTGCAG AGTCACTGGAGCCGGTGTCCTGGAGGGAGGGCCCCAGTGGGCACAGCACACTGCCTCGGTCTCCCCGAGATGCCCCATGCAGTGCTTCATCAGAGTTGTCTGGTTCCTCCATGCCCCTGCACACCAGCAGCCCAGTCCAGGGCAAGGAAAG CACCCGGCGACAGGACACCAGGTCCCCCACCTCAGCGCCCACTCAGAGACTGAGTCCTGGCGAGGGCTTGCCCCCTGTTTCCCAGGCAGGCACCGGAAAGGCCCCTGAGCTGCCGTCGGGAAGTGGGCCTGAGCCTCCGGCCCCTAGCCCAGTCTCTCCGACCTTCCCTCCCAGCTCGCCCAGTGACTGGCCTCAGGAAAGGAGTCCAGGGGGCCGCTCAGATGGCGCCAGTCCTCGGAGCCCTGTGCCCACCACACTTCCTGGCCTCCGCCACGCCCCCTGGCAAGGCCCTCGAGGCCCCCCAGACAGCCCAGATGGGTCTCCCCTCACTCCTGTGCCTTCCCAGATGCCCTGGCTTGTGACCAGCCCAGAGCCGCCTCAGAGCTCACCTACACCTGCTTTCCCCCTGGCTGCCTCCTATGACACCAATGGCCTTAGCCAGCCCCCACTTCCTGAGAAACGCCACCTGCCTGGGCCGGGGCAACAGCCAGGACCCTGGGGCCCAGAGCAGGCATCATCGCCAGCCAGAGGCATCAGTCACCATGTCACCTTCGCACCTCTGCTCTTGGATAACGTCCCCCAACCCCCAG AGCCTCCTACACAAGAGAGCCAAAGCAATGTCAAGTTTGTCCAGGATACATCCAAGTTCTGGTACAAGCCACACCTGTCCCGTGACCAAG CCATTGCCCTGCTGAAGGACAAGGATCCTGGGGCCTTCCTGATCAGGGACAGTCATTCATTCCAAGGAGCTTATGGGCTGGCCCTCAAGGTGGCCACACCGCCACCCAGTGCCCAGCCCTGGAAAG gGGACCCCGTGGAACAGCTGGTCCGCCATTTCCTCATCGAGACTGGGCCCAAAGGGGTGAAGATCAAGGGCTGCCCCAGTGAGCCCTACTTTG GCAGCCTgtccgccttggtctcccagcaCTCCATCTCCCCCATCTCCCTGCCCTGCTGCCTGCGCATTCCCAGCAAAG ATCCTCTGGAAGAGACCCCAGAGGCTCCAGTGCCCACCAACATGAGCACAGCGGCAGACCTCCTGCGTCAGGGTGCTG CCTGCAGCGTGCTCTACCTGACCTCAGTGGAGACAGAGTCACTGACGGGCCCCCAGGCTGTGGCCCGGGCCAGCTCTGCAGCTCTGAGCTGTAGCCCCCGCCCGACACCAGCTGTTGTCCACTTCAAGGTGTCAGCCCAGGGCATTACACTGACGGACAACCAAAGGAA GCTATTCTTTCGCCGCCATTATCCAGTGAACAGCATCACCTTCTCCAGCACAGACCCTCAAGACCGGAG ATGGACCAACCCAGACGGGACCACCTCCAA GATCTTTGGTTTCGTGGCCAAGAAGCCGGGAAGCCCCTGGGAGAATGTGTGTCACCTCTTTGCAGAGCTTGACCCAGATCAGCCTGCTGGCGCCATTGTCACCTTCATCACCAAAGTTCTACTGGGCcagagaaaatga
- the TNS2 gene encoding tensin-2 isoform X1, whose amino-acid sequence MDGGGVCAGRGDLLSSPQALGQLLRKESRPRRAMKPRKAEPHSFREKVFRKKPPVCAVCKVTIDGTGVSCRVCKVATHRKCEAKVTSACQALPPAELRRNTAPVRRIEHLGSTKSLNHSKQRSTLPRSFSLDPLMERRWDLDLTYVTERILAAAFPARPDEQRHRGHLRELAHVLQSKHRDKYLLFNLSEKRHDLTRLNPKVQDFGWPDLHAPPLDKLCSICKAMETWLSADPQHVVVLYCKGNKGKLGVIVSAYMHYSKISAGADQALATLTMRKFCEDKVATELQPSQRRYISYFSGLLSGSIRMNSSPLFLHYVLIPTLPAFEPGTGFQPFLKIYQSMQLVYTSGVYHIAGPGPQQLCISLEPALLLKGDVMVTCYHKGGRGTDRTLVFRVQFHTCTIHGPQLTFPKDQLDEAWTDERFPFQASVEFVFSSSPEKIKGSTPRNDPSVSVDYNTTEPAVRWDSYENFNQHHEDSVDCAQGSLQGSLTHTRGPLDGSPYAQVQRPPRQTPPAPSPEPPPPPMLSVSSDSGHSSTLTTEPAAESPGRPPPTAAEQQELDRLLGGCGVASGGRGAGRETAILDDEEQPPVGGGPHLGVYPGHRPGLSRHCSCRQGYREACGVPNGGYYRPEGTLERRRLAYGGYEGSPQGYAEASMEKRRLCRSLSEGPYPYPPEMGKPATGDFGYRAPGYREVVILEDPGLPALYPCPACEEKLALPTAALYGLRLEREAGEGWANEAGKPLLHPVRPGHPLPLLLPACGHHHAPMPDYSCLKPPKAGEEGHEGCSYTMCPEGRYGHPGYPALVTYSYGGAVPSYCPAYGRVPHSCGSPGEGRGYPSPGAHSPRAGSISPGSPPYPQSRKLSYEIPTEEGGDRYPLPGHLASAGPLASAESLEPVSWREGPSGHSTLPRSPRDAPCSASSELSGSSMPLHTSSPVQGKESTRRQDTRSPTSAPTQRLSPGEGLPPVSQAGTGKAPELPSGSGPEPPAPSPVSPTFPPSSPSDWPQERSPGGRSDGASPRSPVPTTLPGLRHAPWQGPRGPPDSPDGSPLTPVPSQMPWLVTSPEPPQSSPTPAFPLAASYDTNGLSQPPLPEKRHLPGPGQQPGPWGPEQASSPARGISHHVTFAPLLLDNVPQPPEPPTQESQSNVKFVQDTSKFWYKPHLSRDQAIALLKDKDPGAFLIRDSHSFQGAYGLALKVATPPPSAQPWKGDPVEQLVRHFLIETGPKGVKIKGCPSEPYFGSLSALVSQHSISPISLPCCLRIPSKDPLEETPEAPVPTNMSTAADLLRQGAACSVLYLTSVETESLTGPQAVARASSAALSCSPRPTPAVVHFKVSAQGITLTDNQRKLFFRRHYPVNSITFSSTDPQDRRWTNPDGTTSKIFGFVAKKPGSPWENVCHLFAELDPDQPAGAIVTFITKVLLGQRK is encoded by the exons CCTAGGAAAGCTGAGCCTCATAGCTTCCGGGAGAAGGTTTTCCGGAAGAAACCTCCAGTCTGTGCAGTATGTAAGGTGACCATCGATGGGACAGGCGTTTCGTGCAGAG TCTGCAAGGTGGCGACGCACAGAAAATGTGAAGCAAAG GTGACTTCAGCCTGTCAGGCCTTGCCTCCCGCGGAGTTG CGGCGAAACACGGCCCCAGTCAGGCGCATAGAGCACCTG GGATCCACCAAATCTCTGAACCACTCAAAGCAGCGCAGCACTCTGCCCAG GAGCTTCAGCCTGGACCCGCTCATGGAGCGGCGCTGGGACTTAGACCTCACCTACGTGACGGAGCGCATCTTGGCCGCCGCCTTCCCCGCGCGGCCCGATGAACAGCGGCACAGGGGCCACCTGCGCGAGCTGGCCCACGTGCTGCAATCCAAGCACCGGGACAAGTACCTG CTCTTCAACCTTTCAGAGAAAAGGCATGACCTGACCCGCTTAAACCCCAAG GTTCAAGACTTTGGCTGGCCTGATCTGCATGCTCCACCCCTGGACAAGCTGTGCTCCATCTGCAAAGCCATGGAGACGTGGCTCAGTGCTGACCCACAGCACGTGGTCGTACTATACTGCAAG gGAAACAAGGGCAAGCTCGGGGTCATCGTTTCTGCCTACATGCATTACAGCAAGATCTCTGCAGG GGCGGACCAGGCACTGGCCACTCTTACCATGCGGAAATTCTGCGAGGACAAGGTGGCCACAGAACTGCAGCCCTCCCAGCGTCG ATACATCAGTTACTTCAGTGGGCTGCTATCCGGCTCCATCAGAATGAACAGCAGCCCTCTCTTCCTGCACTATGTGCTCATCCCCACGCTGCCAGCCTTTGAACCTGGCACAG GCTTCCAGCCCTTCCTTAAAATCTACCAGTCCATGCAGCTTGTCTACACGTCTGGAGTCTA TCACATTGCAGGCCCTGGTCCCCAGCAGCTTTGCATCAGCCTGGAGCCGGCCCTCCTCCTCAAAGGCGATGTCATG GTAACATGTTATCACAAGGGTGGCCGGGGCACAGACCGGACCCTCGTGTTCCGAGTCCAGTTCCACACCTGCACCATCCACGGACCACAGCTCACTTTCCCCAAGGACCAGCTGGACGAGGCCTGGACTG ATGAGAGATTCCCCTTCCAAGCCTCCGTGGAGTTTGTCTTCTCCTCCAGCCCCGAGAAGATCAAAG GCAGCACTCCACGGAATGACCCCTCGGTCTCTGTCGACTACAACACCACCGAGCCAGCCGTGCGCTGGGACTCCTATGAGAACTTCAACCAGCACCACGAGGACAGTGTGGATTGTGCGCAGGGCAGCCTGCAAG GCTCCTTGACCCACACCCGGGGTCCCCTGGATGGCAGTCCTTATGCCCAGGTGCAGCGGCCTCCCCGGCAGACCCCCCCGGCGCCCTCTCCAGAGCCTCCACCACCCCCCATGCTCTCTGTCAGCAGCGACTCGGGCCATTCCTCCACGCTGACCACAGAGCCGGCTGCTGAGTCCCCTGGCCGGCCGCCCCCTACAGCTGCTGAACAGCAGGAGCTGGATCGCCTCCTAGGAGGCTGCGGAGTGGCCAGTGGGGGCCGGGGAGCTGGGCGCGAGACGGCCATTCTAGATGACGAAGAGCAGCCCCCTGTGGGCGGAGGCCCCCACCTCGGAGTGTATCCAGGCCACAGGCCTGGCCTCAGCCGCCACTGCTCCTGCCGCCAGGGCTACCGGGAGGCCTGCGGGGTCCCCAATGGGGGCTACTACCGGCCAGAGGGAACCCTGGAGAGGAGGCGACTGGCCTACGGGGGCTATGAGGGATCCCCCCAGGGCTACGCCGAGGCCTCGATGGAGAAGAGGCGCCTCTGCCGATCGCTGTCAGAGGGGCCATACCCCTACCCACCCGAGATGGGGAAACCAGCCACTGGGGACTTTGGCTACCGCGCCCCAGGCTACCGGGAGGTGGTCATCCTGGAGGACCCTGGGCTGCCTGCCCTATACCCATGCCCAGCCTGCGAGGAGAAGCTGGCGCTGCCTACAGCAGCCTTGTATGGACTGCGGCTGGagagggaggctggagaaggGTGGGCAAATGAGGCTGGCAAGCCTCTCCTGCACCCAGTGCGGCCTGGGCACCCGCTGCCTCTGCTCTTGCCTGCCTGTGGGCATCACCATGCCCCGATGCCTGACTACAGCTGCCTGAAGCCACCCAAGGCAGGCGAGGAAGGGCACGAGGGCTGCTCCTACACCATGTGCCCCGAAGGCAGGTATGGGCATCCAGGGTACCCTGCCCTGGTGACATACAGCTATGGAGGAGCAGTTCCCAGTTACTGCCCAGCATATGGCCGCGTGCCTCATAGCTGTGGCTCTCCAGGAGAGGGCAGAGGGTATCCCAGCCCTGGTGCCCACTCCCCACGGGCTGGCTCCATTTCCCCGGGCAGCCCGCCCTATCCACAATCTAGGAAGCTGAGCTACGAGATCCCTACGGAGGAGGGAGGGGACAGGTACCCATTGCCTGGGCACCTGGCCTCAGCAGGACCTTTGGCATCTGCAG AGTCACTGGAGCCGGTGTCCTGGAGGGAGGGCCCCAGTGGGCACAGCACACTGCCTCGGTCTCCCCGAGATGCCCCATGCAGTGCTTCATCAGAGTTGTCTGGTTCCTCCATGCCCCTGCACACCAGCAGCCCAGTCCAGGGCAAGGAAAG CACCCGGCGACAGGACACCAGGTCCCCCACCTCAGCGCCCACTCAGAGACTGAGTCCTGGCGAGGGCTTGCCCCCTGTTTCCCAGGCAGGCACCGGAAAGGCCCCTGAGCTGCCGTCGGGAAGTGGGCCTGAGCCTCCGGCCCCTAGCCCAGTCTCTCCGACCTTCCCTCCCAGCTCGCCCAGTGACTGGCCTCAGGAAAGGAGTCCAGGGGGCCGCTCAGATGGCGCCAGTCCTCGGAGCCCTGTGCCCACCACACTTCCTGGCCTCCGCCACGCCCCCTGGCAAGGCCCTCGAGGCCCCCCAGACAGCCCAGATGGGTCTCCCCTCACTCCTGTGCCTTCCCAGATGCCCTGGCTTGTGACCAGCCCAGAGCCGCCTCAGAGCTCACCTACACCTGCTTTCCCCCTGGCTGCCTCCTATGACACCAATGGCCTTAGCCAGCCCCCACTTCCTGAGAAACGCCACCTGCCTGGGCCGGGGCAACAGCCAGGACCCTGGGGCCCAGAGCAGGCATCATCGCCAGCCAGAGGCATCAGTCACCATGTCACCTTCGCACCTCTGCTCTTGGATAACGTCCCCCAACCCCCAG AGCCTCCTACACAAGAGAGCCAAAGCAATGTCAAGTTTGTCCAGGATACATCCAAGTTCTGGTACAAGCCACACCTGTCCCGTGACCAAG CCATTGCCCTGCTGAAGGACAAGGATCCTGGGGCCTTCCTGATCAGGGACAGTCATTCATTCCAAGGAGCTTATGGGCTGGCCCTCAAGGTGGCCACACCGCCACCCAGTGCCCAGCCCTGGAAAG gGGACCCCGTGGAACAGCTGGTCCGCCATTTCCTCATCGAGACTGGGCCCAAAGGGGTGAAGATCAAGGGCTGCCCCAGTGAGCCCTACTTTG GCAGCCTgtccgccttggtctcccagcaCTCCATCTCCCCCATCTCCCTGCCCTGCTGCCTGCGCATTCCCAGCAAAG ATCCTCTGGAAGAGACCCCAGAGGCTCCAGTGCCCACCAACATGAGCACAGCGGCAGACCTCCTGCGTCAGGGTGCTG CCTGCAGCGTGCTCTACCTGACCTCAGTGGAGACAGAGTCACTGACGGGCCCCCAGGCTGTGGCCCGGGCCAGCTCTGCAGCTCTGAGCTGTAGCCCCCGCCCGACACCAGCTGTTGTCCACTTCAAGGTGTCAGCCCAGGGCATTACACTGACGGACAACCAAAGGAA GCTATTCTTTCGCCGCCATTATCCAGTGAACAGCATCACCTTCTCCAGCACAGACCCTCAAGACCGGAG ATGGACCAACCCAGACGGGACCACCTCCAA GATCTTTGGTTTCGTGGCCAAGAAGCCGGGAAGCCCCTGGGAGAATGTGTGTCACCTCTTTGCAGAGCTTGACCCAGATCAGCCTGCTGGCGCCATTGTCACCTTCATCACCAAAGTTCTACTGGGCcagagaaaatga